One Salmo trutta chromosome 19, fSalTru1.1, whole genome shotgun sequence genomic window carries:
- the znf541 gene encoding zinc finger protein 541 isoform X5: protein MLETEECAKGCLHPHSTSEHFTVDDVDVLNAPNPPLPFSHPFHPEPWMGCEPNRNMEIDNSSGPVIVGEGTLLEPFSLTVPVRSSPYECTLCHKMFGTANTLNKHLLTHQQERPHVCPICQRAFKRHDHLNGHMLTHQKRKPFRCAEPGCQKSYCDSHSLKRHYISQHGLPLIPPMSQSPPHPTHPAHSATTQWEPVDSAACNYHPMFLTQAKPISDTQQKVADYSGFFSFNSYKGFAPPSGLQLNNYSEQNISQSRPILVLDTWMQQSDKGPCSECPGELNPPQWAPEPSNITTATLPSLPPGVDGPSPHGWESVVDFPVSDLQVPEEILSCHPCSEAGNRECLVKPASPEKSYSPSKQEQSTYVQMNSEGKPQVNTQLHSFEPTASSDSSVTSTSFPNTVFIHSSASLPNKPNPVPPIPPPPAIVLPCLYSVLKSETCNTKSDSKRKRERRKKGRAVELPAPPLPTPRPTSLLAPRRPRPRPHYLVSPSQVAMASFSSDSNPRQTFQGRNVSVPGEGQQCIDGIFPSSHKTEQSNKARSSSGPYAPSIKMERYSPEPGERAPQTPRSPSRTEDMPLSPLVIPVSVPVSAKTDPDTPSSLNAENPQNGSGRSKRSRRLDFMKTLIIPPPMLPQPSPRRLLGEEGGGASWCRAAGSYPSQLRSPMYLADHLLNPSFQPPPYTPPPMLSPLRPGTGLYFSTVPWLHPGPPLPSSYTASLDGADGISLMMDDTVVNIEPRINVGQRFQAEIPPIRNLLLMLYDEHPAQLVWAPWGDVSSNVETQKGVTELIDLCCSSVLPGGGTNTELALHCLHEVQGDILAALDLLLVRGDFRSSTHPLCDYHYPGSDYWSPQEKKLFRKALLTHEKDFQLIHSVGIDREGRLKKWH from the exons ATGTTGGAGACTGAGGAATGCGCCAAGGGGTGTTTGCACCCTCATTCTACCAGTGAACACTTCACTGTTGATGATGTTGATGTCCTCAACGCCCCCAACCCACCACTTCCCTTCTCGCACCCATTTCACCCAGAGCCTTGGATGGGATGTGAGCCAAATAGAAACATGGAGATTG ATAACTCCTCTGGTCCTGTCATCGTGGGAGAGGGCACTCTGTTGGAGCCATTTTCATTGACAGTACCTGTCAGGTCTTCACCTTATGAGTGTACGCTCTGCCATAAGATGTTTGGAACCGCCAACACACTCAACAAACATTTACTGACCCACCAACAGGAAAGACCACATGTTTGCCCCATCTGCCAACGAGCATTTAAACGTCATGATCACCT CAATGGCCACATGTTGACCCATCAGAAACGCAAGCCGTTCCGATGTGCTGAACCCGGGTGCCAGAAGAGCTACTGTGATTCTCACTCCCTGAAGCGCCACTATATCTCTCAGCATGGTCTCCCTCTCATCCCGCCCATGTCCCAAAGTCCGCCTCACCCAACCCACCCAGCCCACTCTGCTACTACCCAGTGGGAGCCTGTGGATAGTGCTGCATGTAATTACCACCCCATGTTCCTGACCCAAGCCAAACCGATATCAGACACTCAGCAGAAGGTCGCTGATTACTCTGGCTTTTTCAGCTTCAACAGTTACAAGGGGTTTGCTCCTCCAAGTGGCCTACAACTGAACAACTACTCAGAGCAGAACATCTCTCAGTCAAGGCCTATCTTAGTCCTGGACACCTGGATGCAGCAGTCTGACAAAGGTCCTTGTAGTGAGTGCCCAGGTGAATTAAATCCACCCCAGTGGGCCCCTGAGCCTAGTAACATCACCACTGCTACTTTACCATCACTACCTCCTGGAGTGGATGGCCCAAGTCCTCATGGCTGGGAGAGTGTAGTTGACTTCCCTGTGTCTGACCTCCAAGTGCCTGAAGAAATATTGTCCTGTCATCCCTGTAGTGAGGCTGGTAACCGGGAGTGTTTAGTGAAGCCAGCGTCCCCGGAGAAGAGCTACTCCCCATCCAAGCAGGAGCAGTCAACTTATGTCCAGATGAACTCGGAAGGGAAACCCCAAGTTAACACTCAGCTGCACTCTTTTGAACCAACAGCAAGCTCAGATTCCAGTGTAACATCTACGTCGTTTCCCAACACTGTTTTCATCCACTCAAGCGCAAGTCTTCCAAACAAGCCCAACCCAGTCCCACCTATCCCGCCGCCACCAGCCATCGTTCTACCCTGCCTCTACAGTGTGCTGAAGTCAGAGACTTGTAATACAAAGAGCGAcagtaagagaaagagagagaggaggaagaaggggagggCTGTAGAGCTTCCTGCTCCACCTCTCCCCACACCTCGCCCCACCTCTCTCCTGGCTCCCCGACGTCCCCGCCCTCGGCCACACTACCTCGTCTCCCCAAGCCAGGTGGCTATGGCCTCTTTTAGCTCAGACAGCAACCCTCGTCAGACCTTCCAG GGAAGAAATGTCAGTGTGCCAGGAGAGGGACAACAGTGTATTGACGG GATATTCCCTAGCTCTCACAAGACAGAACAGAGCAACAAGGCCAGGTCCTCAAGTGGACCATATGCACCCTCTATTAAAATGGAACGTTACTCTCCAGAG CCTGGAGAGAGAGCACCACAGACTCCGAGGTCTCCATCTAGAACAGAAGACATGCCTCTGTCTCCTTTGGTCATCCCTGTTTCAGTTCCAGTCTCTGCGAAGACTGATCCTGACACTCCTTCATCACTCAAT GCAGAGAACCCTCAGAATGGTTCAGGGAGGTCAAAGAGGAGCCGGCGTCTTGACTTCATGAAGACTCTGATCATTCCTCCCCCCATGCTCCCACAGCCGTCCCCACGGAGGCTCCTAGGCGAGGAGGGTGGGGGTGCTTCCTGGTGTCGTGCAGCAGGCAGCTACCCCAGTCAGCTACGCTCCCCCATGTACCTGGCAGACCACCTGCTCAACCCCAGCTTCCAGCCTCCTCCCTACACACCCCCACCCATGCTGAGCCCCCTACGCCCAGGGACTGGCCTGTACTTCAGCACAGTGCCTTGGCTTCACCCCGGCCCTCCTCTGCCCAGCAGCTACACCGCCTCTTTGG ATGGAGCTGATGGAATCTCCTTGATGATGGACGACACAGTGGTCAACATAGAGCC GAGAATCAACGTGGGCCAACGTTTCCAGGCTGAGATCCCACCCATTCGTAACCTGCTTCTAATGCTCTATGATGAGCACCCTGCTCAGCTTGTCTGGGCTCCATGGGGAGATGTATCCAGCAACGTGGAAACACAAAAAGGGG TGACTGAACTGATAGACTTGTGCTGTTCCAGCGTGCTGCCAGGAGGGGGCACCAACACAGAACTGGCCCTCCACTGTCTACATGAGGTGCAGGGAGACATTCTG GCTGCACTCGATTTACTGTTAGTCAGGGGAGACTTCCGTTCCTCAACACACCCTTTGTGTGACTATCACTACCCAG GGTCAGATTATTGGAGTCCTCAAGAGAAGAAACTATTTCGTAAAGCGCTGCTCACCCATGAGAAGGACTTCCAGCTTATTCACAGTGTG GGTATAGACAGAGAAGGAAGACTGAAGAAATGGCATTGA
- the znf541 gene encoding zinc finger protein 541 isoform X2 yields the protein MLETEECAKGCLHPHSTSEHFTVDDVDVLNAPNPPLPFSHPFHPEPWMGCEPNRNMEIDNSSGPVIVGEGTLLEPFSLTVPVRSSPYECTLCHKMFGTANTLNKHLLTHQQERPHVCPICQRAFKRHDHLNGHMLTHQKRKPFRCAEPGCQKSYCDSHSLKRHYISQHGLPLIPPMSQSPPHPTHPAHSATTQWEPVDSAACNYHPMFLTQAKPISDTQQKVADYSGFFSFNSYKGFAPPSGLQLNNYSEQNISQSRPILVLDTWMQQSDKGPCSECPGELNPPQWAPEPSNITTATLPSLPPGVDGPSPHGWESVVDFPVSDLQVPEEILSCHPCSEAGNRECLVKPASPEKSYSPSKQEQSTYVQMNSEGKPQVNTQLHSFEPTASSDSSVTSTSFPNTVFIHSSASLPNKPNPVPPIPPPPAIVLPCLYSVLKSETCNTKSDSKRKRERRKKGRAVELPAPPLPTPRPTSLLAPRRPRPRPHYLVSPSQVAMASFSSDSNPRQTFQGRNVSVPGEGQQCIDGIFPSSHKTEQSNKARSSSGPYAPSIKMERYSPEPGERAPQTPRSPSRTEDMPLSPLVIPVSVPVSAKTDPDTPSSLNAENPQNGSGRSKRSRRLDFMKTLIIPPPMLPQPSPRRLLGEEGGGASWCRAAGSYPSQLRSPMYLADHLLNPSFQPPPYTPPPMLSPLRPGTGLYFSTVPWLHPGPPLPSSYTASLDGADGISLMMDDTVVNIEPRINVGQRFQAEIPPIRNLLLMLYDEHPAQLVWAPWGDVSSNVETQKGVTELIDLCCSSVLPGGGTNTELALHCLHEVQGDILAALDLLLVRGDFRSSTHPLCDYHYPGSDYWSPQEKKLFRKALLTHEKDFQLIHSVLQTKSVTQCVEYYYAMKKLKKFKQRSRGSDRKEAVGEEPMESPCCYEDNHVGRRGPRRTLTKPGNRTKGVQEEQTTTGGALEYICRECGRVFDKVKSRSAHMKTHRQQEREWLTRYVWPMGCPADNPHQGDPGQDSAKVPLLYCTRGVLYST from the exons ATGTTGGAGACTGAGGAATGCGCCAAGGGGTGTTTGCACCCTCATTCTACCAGTGAACACTTCACTGTTGATGATGTTGATGTCCTCAACGCCCCCAACCCACCACTTCCCTTCTCGCACCCATTTCACCCAGAGCCTTGGATGGGATGTGAGCCAAATAGAAACATGGAGATTG ATAACTCCTCTGGTCCTGTCATCGTGGGAGAGGGCACTCTGTTGGAGCCATTTTCATTGACAGTACCTGTCAGGTCTTCACCTTATGAGTGTACGCTCTGCCATAAGATGTTTGGAACCGCCAACACACTCAACAAACATTTACTGACCCACCAACAGGAAAGACCACATGTTTGCCCCATCTGCCAACGAGCATTTAAACGTCATGATCACCT CAATGGCCACATGTTGACCCATCAGAAACGCAAGCCGTTCCGATGTGCTGAACCCGGGTGCCAGAAGAGCTACTGTGATTCTCACTCCCTGAAGCGCCACTATATCTCTCAGCATGGTCTCCCTCTCATCCCGCCCATGTCCCAAAGTCCGCCTCACCCAACCCACCCAGCCCACTCTGCTACTACCCAGTGGGAGCCTGTGGATAGTGCTGCATGTAATTACCACCCCATGTTCCTGACCCAAGCCAAACCGATATCAGACACTCAGCAGAAGGTCGCTGATTACTCTGGCTTTTTCAGCTTCAACAGTTACAAGGGGTTTGCTCCTCCAAGTGGCCTACAACTGAACAACTACTCAGAGCAGAACATCTCTCAGTCAAGGCCTATCTTAGTCCTGGACACCTGGATGCAGCAGTCTGACAAAGGTCCTTGTAGTGAGTGCCCAGGTGAATTAAATCCACCCCAGTGGGCCCCTGAGCCTAGTAACATCACCACTGCTACTTTACCATCACTACCTCCTGGAGTGGATGGCCCAAGTCCTCATGGCTGGGAGAGTGTAGTTGACTTCCCTGTGTCTGACCTCCAAGTGCCTGAAGAAATATTGTCCTGTCATCCCTGTAGTGAGGCTGGTAACCGGGAGTGTTTAGTGAAGCCAGCGTCCCCGGAGAAGAGCTACTCCCCATCCAAGCAGGAGCAGTCAACTTATGTCCAGATGAACTCGGAAGGGAAACCCCAAGTTAACACTCAGCTGCACTCTTTTGAACCAACAGCAAGCTCAGATTCCAGTGTAACATCTACGTCGTTTCCCAACACTGTTTTCATCCACTCAAGCGCAAGTCTTCCAAACAAGCCCAACCCAGTCCCACCTATCCCGCCGCCACCAGCCATCGTTCTACCCTGCCTCTACAGTGTGCTGAAGTCAGAGACTTGTAATACAAAGAGCGAcagtaagagaaagagagagaggaggaagaaggggagggCTGTAGAGCTTCCTGCTCCACCTCTCCCCACACCTCGCCCCACCTCTCTCCTGGCTCCCCGACGTCCCCGCCCTCGGCCACACTACCTCGTCTCCCCAAGCCAGGTGGCTATGGCCTCTTTTAGCTCAGACAGCAACCCTCGTCAGACCTTCCAG GGAAGAAATGTCAGTGTGCCAGGAGAGGGACAACAGTGTATTGACGG GATATTCCCTAGCTCTCACAAGACAGAACAGAGCAACAAGGCCAGGTCCTCAAGTGGACCATATGCACCCTCTATTAAAATGGAACGTTACTCTCCAGAG CCTGGAGAGAGAGCACCACAGACTCCGAGGTCTCCATCTAGAACAGAAGACATGCCTCTGTCTCCTTTGGTCATCCCTGTTTCAGTTCCAGTCTCTGCGAAGACTGATCCTGACACTCCTTCATCACTCAAT GCAGAGAACCCTCAGAATGGTTCAGGGAGGTCAAAGAGGAGCCGGCGTCTTGACTTCATGAAGACTCTGATCATTCCTCCCCCCATGCTCCCACAGCCGTCCCCACGGAGGCTCCTAGGCGAGGAGGGTGGGGGTGCTTCCTGGTGTCGTGCAGCAGGCAGCTACCCCAGTCAGCTACGCTCCCCCATGTACCTGGCAGACCACCTGCTCAACCCCAGCTTCCAGCCTCCTCCCTACACACCCCCACCCATGCTGAGCCCCCTACGCCCAGGGACTGGCCTGTACTTCAGCACAGTGCCTTGGCTTCACCCCGGCCCTCCTCTGCCCAGCAGCTACACCGCCTCTTTGG ATGGAGCTGATGGAATCTCCTTGATGATGGACGACACAGTGGTCAACATAGAGCC GAGAATCAACGTGGGCCAACGTTTCCAGGCTGAGATCCCACCCATTCGTAACCTGCTTCTAATGCTCTATGATGAGCACCCTGCTCAGCTTGTCTGGGCTCCATGGGGAGATGTATCCAGCAACGTGGAAACACAAAAAGGGG TGACTGAACTGATAGACTTGTGCTGTTCCAGCGTGCTGCCAGGAGGGGGCACCAACACAGAACTGGCCCTCCACTGTCTACATGAGGTGCAGGGAGACATTCTG GCTGCACTCGATTTACTGTTAGTCAGGGGAGACTTCCGTTCCTCAACACACCCTTTGTGTGACTATCACTACCCAG GGTCAGATTATTGGAGTCCTCAAGAGAAGAAACTATTTCGTAAAGCGCTGCTCACCCATGAGAAGGACTTCCAGCTTATTCACAGTGTG TTACAGACTAAGTCCGTGACGCAGTGTGTGGAGTACTACTATGCAATGAAGAAGCTCAAGAAGTTCAAGCAACGCAGTCGAGGATCAGACAGAAAGGAAGCAGTTGGAGAAGAGCCT ATGGAGTCACCTTGCTGTTATGAGGACAACCATGTGGGACGGAGAGGGCCCAGGAGGACACTTACTAAACCAGGGAACAGGACAAAAGGGGTACAGGAGGAGCAGACTACCACAGGAGGTGCTTTGGAGTACATCTGTCGAGAGTGTGGGCG GGTATTTGACAAGGTGAAGAGTCGTAGTGCTCATATGAAAACCCACCGGCAGCAGGAGAGGGAGTGGCTGACCAGGTATGTCTGGCCTATGGGCTGCCCTGCAGACAACCCTCATCAAGGAGATCCCGGTCAGGACTCTGCCAAGGTGCCTTTACTCTACTGTACGAGAGGAGTCCTCTATAGTACATAG
- the znf541 gene encoding zinc finger protein 541 isoform X4 has translation MLETEECAKGCLHPHSTSEHFTVDDVDVLNAPNPPLPFSHPFHPEPWMGCEPNRNMEIDNSSGPVIVGEGTLLEPFSLTVPVRSSPYECTLCHKMFGTANTLNKHLLTHQQERPHVCPICQRAFKRHDHLNGHMLTHQKRKPFRCAEPGCQKSYCDSHSLKRHYISQHGLPLIPPMSQSPPHPTHPAHSATTQWEPVDSAACNYHPMFLTQAKPISDTQQKVADYSGFFSFNSYKGFAPPSGLQLNNYSEQNISQSRPILVLDTWMQQSDKGPCSECPGELNPPQWAPEPSNITTATLPSLPPGVDGPSPHGWESVVDFPVSDLQVPEEILSCHPCSEAGNRECLVKPASPEKSYSPSKQEQSTYVQMNSEGKPQVNTQLHSFEPTASSDSSVTSTSFPNTVFIHSSASLPNKPNPVPPIPPPPAIVLPCLYSVLKSETCNTKSDSKRKRERRKKGRAVELPAPPLPTPRPTSLLAPRRPRPRPHYLVSPSQVAMASFSSDSNPRQTFQGRNVSVPGEGQQCIDGIFPSSHKTEQSNKARSSSGPYAPSIKMERYSPEPGERAPQTPRSPSRTEDMPLSPLVIPVSVPVSAKTDPDTPSSLNAENPQNGSGRSKRSRRLDFMKTLIIPPPMLPQPSPRRLLGEEGGGASWCRAAGSYPSQLRSPMYLADHLLNPSFQPPPYTPPPMLSPLRPGTGLYFSTVPWLHPGPPLPSSYTASLDGADGISLMMDDTVVNIEPRINVGQRFQAEIPPIRNLLLMLYDEHPAQLVWAPWGDVSSNVETQKGVTELIDLCCSSVLPGGGTNTELALHCLHEVQGDILAALDLLLVRGDFRSSTHPLCDYHYPGSDYWSPQEKKLFRKALLTHEKDFQLIHSVLQTKSVTQCVEYYYAMKKLKKFKQRSRGSDRKEAVGEEPQMESPCCYEDNHVGRRGPRRTLTKPGNRTKGVQEEQTTTGGYLTR, from the exons ATGTTGGAGACTGAGGAATGCGCCAAGGGGTGTTTGCACCCTCATTCTACCAGTGAACACTTCACTGTTGATGATGTTGATGTCCTCAACGCCCCCAACCCACCACTTCCCTTCTCGCACCCATTTCACCCAGAGCCTTGGATGGGATGTGAGCCAAATAGAAACATGGAGATTG ATAACTCCTCTGGTCCTGTCATCGTGGGAGAGGGCACTCTGTTGGAGCCATTTTCATTGACAGTACCTGTCAGGTCTTCACCTTATGAGTGTACGCTCTGCCATAAGATGTTTGGAACCGCCAACACACTCAACAAACATTTACTGACCCACCAACAGGAAAGACCACATGTTTGCCCCATCTGCCAACGAGCATTTAAACGTCATGATCACCT CAATGGCCACATGTTGACCCATCAGAAACGCAAGCCGTTCCGATGTGCTGAACCCGGGTGCCAGAAGAGCTACTGTGATTCTCACTCCCTGAAGCGCCACTATATCTCTCAGCATGGTCTCCCTCTCATCCCGCCCATGTCCCAAAGTCCGCCTCACCCAACCCACCCAGCCCACTCTGCTACTACCCAGTGGGAGCCTGTGGATAGTGCTGCATGTAATTACCACCCCATGTTCCTGACCCAAGCCAAACCGATATCAGACACTCAGCAGAAGGTCGCTGATTACTCTGGCTTTTTCAGCTTCAACAGTTACAAGGGGTTTGCTCCTCCAAGTGGCCTACAACTGAACAACTACTCAGAGCAGAACATCTCTCAGTCAAGGCCTATCTTAGTCCTGGACACCTGGATGCAGCAGTCTGACAAAGGTCCTTGTAGTGAGTGCCCAGGTGAATTAAATCCACCCCAGTGGGCCCCTGAGCCTAGTAACATCACCACTGCTACTTTACCATCACTACCTCCTGGAGTGGATGGCCCAAGTCCTCATGGCTGGGAGAGTGTAGTTGACTTCCCTGTGTCTGACCTCCAAGTGCCTGAAGAAATATTGTCCTGTCATCCCTGTAGTGAGGCTGGTAACCGGGAGTGTTTAGTGAAGCCAGCGTCCCCGGAGAAGAGCTACTCCCCATCCAAGCAGGAGCAGTCAACTTATGTCCAGATGAACTCGGAAGGGAAACCCCAAGTTAACACTCAGCTGCACTCTTTTGAACCAACAGCAAGCTCAGATTCCAGTGTAACATCTACGTCGTTTCCCAACACTGTTTTCATCCACTCAAGCGCAAGTCTTCCAAACAAGCCCAACCCAGTCCCACCTATCCCGCCGCCACCAGCCATCGTTCTACCCTGCCTCTACAGTGTGCTGAAGTCAGAGACTTGTAATACAAAGAGCGAcagtaagagaaagagagagaggaggaagaaggggagggCTGTAGAGCTTCCTGCTCCACCTCTCCCCACACCTCGCCCCACCTCTCTCCTGGCTCCCCGACGTCCCCGCCCTCGGCCACACTACCTCGTCTCCCCAAGCCAGGTGGCTATGGCCTCTTTTAGCTCAGACAGCAACCCTCGTCAGACCTTCCAG GGAAGAAATGTCAGTGTGCCAGGAGAGGGACAACAGTGTATTGACGG GATATTCCCTAGCTCTCACAAGACAGAACAGAGCAACAAGGCCAGGTCCTCAAGTGGACCATATGCACCCTCTATTAAAATGGAACGTTACTCTCCAGAG CCTGGAGAGAGAGCACCACAGACTCCGAGGTCTCCATCTAGAACAGAAGACATGCCTCTGTCTCCTTTGGTCATCCCTGTTTCAGTTCCAGTCTCTGCGAAGACTGATCCTGACACTCCTTCATCACTCAAT GCAGAGAACCCTCAGAATGGTTCAGGGAGGTCAAAGAGGAGCCGGCGTCTTGACTTCATGAAGACTCTGATCATTCCTCCCCCCATGCTCCCACAGCCGTCCCCACGGAGGCTCCTAGGCGAGGAGGGTGGGGGTGCTTCCTGGTGTCGTGCAGCAGGCAGCTACCCCAGTCAGCTACGCTCCCCCATGTACCTGGCAGACCACCTGCTCAACCCCAGCTTCCAGCCTCCTCCCTACACACCCCCACCCATGCTGAGCCCCCTACGCCCAGGGACTGGCCTGTACTTCAGCACAGTGCCTTGGCTTCACCCCGGCCCTCCTCTGCCCAGCAGCTACACCGCCTCTTTGG ATGGAGCTGATGGAATCTCCTTGATGATGGACGACACAGTGGTCAACATAGAGCC GAGAATCAACGTGGGCCAACGTTTCCAGGCTGAGATCCCACCCATTCGTAACCTGCTTCTAATGCTCTATGATGAGCACCCTGCTCAGCTTGTCTGGGCTCCATGGGGAGATGTATCCAGCAACGTGGAAACACAAAAAGGGG TGACTGAACTGATAGACTTGTGCTGTTCCAGCGTGCTGCCAGGAGGGGGCACCAACACAGAACTGGCCCTCCACTGTCTACATGAGGTGCAGGGAGACATTCTG GCTGCACTCGATTTACTGTTAGTCAGGGGAGACTTCCGTTCCTCAACACACCCTTTGTGTGACTATCACTACCCAG GGTCAGATTATTGGAGTCCTCAAGAGAAGAAACTATTTCGTAAAGCGCTGCTCACCCATGAGAAGGACTTCCAGCTTATTCACAGTGTG TTACAGACTAAGTCCGTGACGCAGTGTGTGGAGTACTACTATGCAATGAAGAAGCTCAAGAAGTTCAAGCAACGCAGTCGAGGATCAGACAGAAAGGAAGCAGTTGGAGAAGAGCCT CAGATGGAGTCACCTTGCTGTTATGAGGACAACCATGTGGGACGGAGAGGGCCCAGGAGGACACTTACTAAACCAGGGAACAGGACAAAAGGGGTACAGGAGGAGCAGACTACCACAGGAG GGTATTTGACAAGGTGA